The segment TTGTTGTATCGTGTTAAAGAATTACATTTTAATGCTAACATATTCAATCAGgatctcacttggtgaaggccacaGGACTGAAAATGGATTATTACAACAACCATGCCTGTCACTAAAAAATACAGTCATGTGTGGTAGCTCTATAATTCACTTGAAAAGCAATGCACTCTGGGAAATATGGAAGTCAGGCTTTACACTAAGCattgtgttaatttaacactgacAAGTGTAGACCCATATATAAACTGGATcagtgttacatttaacactgcAGAGCTTGCTGTGTATCTGCCCGATGTACATAAACATTCTCTCcgcttccgcacggcaagcggtactggagaaTCAAGTCCGACACCAAAagtctcctgaacagcttctatccccaagccataagactgataaatagctaaaAGCAAATGGCTAgatggactatctgcattgacccttctaATTTATTGATTTTTTTCTCTATTCTCTAGTGTCTATGCAAACTCTACACACACTCACGCTgacgctccacacacacacacacacacacacacacacacacacacacacacacacacacacacacacacacacacacacacacacacacacccacacacgcacgcacgtacgcacgcacacacacacacacacacacacacacacacacacacacacacacaacaagcactgactacacacacactcacatgccaTCATCATATGCGCTGCTGCTACACTGTTTAGCCTAAATCCTGATGCGTAGTCACCTTAATCCTATACACATTTAACtgtaccactccagtatccctgcacattgtaaaaatggtattggcactgacccaggaactgaccctgtatatagcttacccACTTTCTTGTGTTGTTATTTCTATTTCTCATGTGTTTTTTTGTTCTACTTGActttttgtatttcttttttaTAGTACTACCGCATTGTCGGGAAAGAGCAAGCAAGTAAGGCATTTCACTGTGCTAGTGCACGTGAAACTTAAATTCAAATTCCACTCAATTATTCTCATTGAATATTTTCCTAATGTACACATCTGTCTTGGGAGTTTATGTTAAGAGGGTGGGATGTGTTGACATATTAGATAGAGTCAACTCATGTTCCTGTTGAGTAGATAGTCTTGTTCAATGACTGGAGTGAAGCCCGGATGATGAAGGAGCATTGTTTCATTTAAACTAAGTCATATTACTACTAATATTACATATTCAattaaatgtatatattgttGGATAAGAATGGAGGGTTTTCTTAGAATACCACAAAACAAGATATTTGAGTTTGCTGTCATTTctcagagaaaagagagagacagaagtctCCAACATTGCTGAATATCAATGAGTGTTTGTGTGGGGGGGTGTGGGGGGACAGGCTATAATAAAAGAGTGATTGTTGATCGTGCCCCAAGTAGGCAGAGGCATGGTTGGAATTGTGCTCCGATCTCAATGCTGCATCGAACAGACTCATTGCTTGCACATCAGCTCCAGTGCTCCAACACATTCACATTTCTGAGGGATAATTATTTGTGGTTGTCTATAGGAGCCACTTGATGAGGTTAAGGAGGACACAGAGACTTCAGTAAAGCCTCCCAAACCTAGTCCAGAGGCAGAGGAGGTCAAAGGCCCCGGAATTGGCGAGGAAAGCAGTCACCTCGAGGAAAACCAAGAGGGTGAGAGTCAAACAGAAGATAATCCAGTTATGAACTTCTTTAAAACACTAGTAagtcaaacattttttttattgattttGATTTGTGTTGTTTAAAGAATTGAAGAGTTGTTTTCATGGCAACGTCCATAAGTGAATAGATATGCACAAAATATGTGATTGCCTAATGGTTGTTTTATAGTACATTTAAAAGGAGTTTGTGTAAATGAGTGACCTTGCTTCATAAATCTGTAacctttgccaaaatatttcaagcctttgtgaaaaaaaaaaaatccattgtGAATCCACGACGAACACTAATTGAAGAACCATCATTTATTTTCTATTGAAAAGGAAGATTCGTATAATGCTATCAGAATTCCAAATATGTTTTTTGAATAGCAAAACGTTTGGCCTGTAATGCTTGATTATGCTCCGAATCAACTAAATGAGAACGCGGGCTCCATCAGTGATGCCATTGTGTTTTAGACTGCCAGAGTGCTGTCAGTGATCTCGCTCATTGTGTGTGATAAATATGTGTAGCGTCAGCCTAAGGGCAATGAGGGTGTCTCTAAGAAAGAGAGACCACATCTTGAAGGAATGATTACACAGGCAGCTATTGTCGTTTCTCTTCATCATGCCTTCTTTTGGAATTATGCCTCCATATAGAGTGAACATAGCCCCAGCGCCATGCTAATCAAATCCTTTGAACATGCGGGAATGTGGTGGTCTTTTGTTCAGCCAATCGTGTGAGCTCACAAGGGAGGCCTGTGCCGTTGGAAGTTGAAATGCATGAAGATAGAGCGAGGGAAGGCCTACGCCATCTCCAGAGCACAATGGCTGTCACAATGAGagagcatgtactgtatgtgctttTCCAAGGGCTTCTTTGTGTGCCATCAGTTGGACAACCGTAGACGTCAATGGCTATATGACTAACTTAAAGACATTTAGGAAAATAGTCATTTCAATGAACCCTGTGACAGTAACTCTCTTATCCAAATAAACATTGCTGTTATCTTCTGTATGCATTGCATTTCATTTGAAAGAAAGAAATTACACATCAACATACACTTAAGTGCTAGATCTTTTCGAAGGAAACAACGGGTAGCTCACAATTATGACTGACTTCCAAGATTGTACGTAGACACTCGTgactcaatatatatatatatgtctgtgtTTTACCAAGGTGACTCCTACCAAAAAAAACAAGCAAGGAGCTGCCACCCCTGATGTTACAAAAGACCAAGTAAGcatgtatttttatttgaaaCATAATACATTATGCAAAAGCACTAAATCACATTCAATACAGATACAATTATGCACAGAGATCCTACAGTATAgtatgctgtattctatactgaccaacaaatatttaaaggcaacatgcaacaattgatTTTGATTTTACTGAactacagttcatatgaggaaatcagtcaattgaaatgaataaattaggcccttatctatggatttcacattacttggaatacagatatgcatctgttggtcacagataccttaaaatgggcctcacaatagGCCTTTTGTGGATGTTTAAAGAGGATTTGTGTTGTTTAAAAAATGGAAGAGTTGTTTTAATAGCAACGTCCATAAGTGAATAGATATGCACAAAATATGTGATTGCCTAATGGTTGTTTTATAGTACATTTAAAATTAGTTCATGTAAATGAGTGACATTGCTTCATAAATCTGTAACCTTTGCCAAATTATTTCAAGACTTTGTAAAAATGAATTGTGAAACCACGACGAACACTCTTGAAGAACGATCATTTATTTGGTATTGAAAAGGAAGATTCATAATGCTGTCATAATTCAAAATATGCCTCTGAATAGCAAAACATTTGGCCTGTAATGCTTGATTATGCTCCTAATCAACTAAATCAAACCAAAGTATATTTTAGACGTGATAGTGCTGTCAGAGATCTCGCTCATAAAGAGTTAACATAGCCCCAGCACTTTGTTATTCTcctttttgtgcattcaaattgccatcgtaGCCCCAACTCCGCCATGGGGCACTcagttcacaatgttgacatcagcaaaccgctcgcccacacgacgccatacagttggtctgcggttgtgaatcCGATTgcaagtactgccaaattctctaaatcaaagttggaggtggcttatggtagagaaattaacataaaatgatctgtcaacagctctggtggacattcctgcagtagtATGCCAATTGCATCTGTGCCGTTGTGTTGTGTGACATTTTTTAGATtgggcttttattgtccccagtacaagatgcacctgtgtaatgatcatgctgtttaatctgctTCTTGATTTGCCGCAactatcaggtggatggattatcttggcaaaggagaaatgctcactgacagagATGCCAACAAATTTTTGTGCAAAAAATCTcagataaataagctttttgtgtgtatggaacatttctgggatctttaatttcatctaatgaaacatgggaccaacactttacatgttgcgattatatttttgttcagtgtatatttaaTGCTATACAATAATTTCCCTTTGGTAAAGTCATCTAAAATAATAAGGGCTGCTTTTCTTGCCTTACTTTACCTTCAGCAGAAAGAGAACATCTTTCTCATTGCTTACACCAACAAAGGTGAAAAAATAACAAGTGAAACACATCTCTCTTACCTCTTATCATTTTCATCCCTTTGGTAACATGAGGCCTCGCTCAACATGGCCGTCGTTAACATCTACACTTGCATCTACAGTTGCAACATATTAACCTACAGTGAGAGGCTTTTGGATGACTGTGATTGTAACTGTTATTGAATGCCGCAGAAAAAAAAGCATATAAATTCATCATATTGAATACCAAAAATGTCAAATACAAGGCTGAGTTAAACAGACCAATGATTCTTGAGCCTTAttaaacaagtatttagtcaTGTCAGCAGTCTGCCATGACTGGCATCCATCTTCTGTTGAAGGCCACTGCTGAGAATAGCTGTGCAGGCCAAGGGGCGTCTTACCAAGCTGTTGAGCCTGTTGCAAATAACCTTGGTTAAACCAGAACTAAAACCTTGCCTAATTTGTTCAGGAGTTCGATTGTTTACGTAGTCTGTCCACGACAGATTAGTTGCAAAAGATGCCTCTTCAGGTCCTCTAATCAACCTGTTTAGACAGAAGGTACATGATCTCTTAGCAGAAACAGAATAGTGATTATTCTCCTTATTACCAGCACTAACTATAGTTTGTTGTTGTCACAAAACAGTCACAGAAAGAGGCCCAACCAACAGCAACAACTACAGTGAGTACTGAATGAatgcataaataaataaatacataaatcatGTTTTGTGACCTCGGTGATCAACTGTTCCTATTTTGCTTCCTTTTCCATTGTGCCTCTTGCTCGAATAGGCTGCACAAGTAGTGGATGCTCCAGcagcagccaaaggaggaatgtTATTcccaccacccccacctccaGCCCCTGCACCACCTAAGATGGAGGTTAAAGCAGAAATAGCAGCCCAACCTGTGGCAAACGCACCAAAAAAAGAACCAAAGGATGCTGCCAAAGAACCAGAGGCCACCAAGTTGAAATCTGACAGCCCGTTCAGTAGACTTTTCAGCAGAAAGGTAAGCCAGTACAGGAACTGTAAGGCACTTAAAAGGATTCTTTGGCAAATTGATCTTTCTGCAAAAGAGAATAATATAATGTATGAATGTCTGTGTCAGATTGTAACAGTTTGATCTGAATTTGAGGCATTGCTAGGCCTCAAGTCTAAAATCAAGGTTAAATCAACAAGTGGAGCCAGTGCACCTGCCAAGCCTCCTGCAGTGGTAAATGACAATACAACATTC is part of the Oncorhynchus masou masou isolate Uvic2021 chromosome 33, UVic_Omas_1.1, whole genome shotgun sequence genome and harbors:
- the LOC135528387 gene encoding skin secretory protein xP2-like isoform X3, whose translation is MNFFKTLVTPTKKNKQGAATPDVTKDQSQKEAQPTATTTAAQVVDAPAAAKGGMLFPPPPPPAPAPPKMEVKAEIAAQPVANAPKKEPKDAAKEPEATKLKSDSPFSRLFSRKALLGLKSKIKVKSTSGASAPAKPPAVEIDASKTATLEASAKPEPPPAPAPKEGKKPAVAKASFSFFKPKASEPKKEAPAPAADPIAGPSVAKEEPKAPEIPAVDSKPASGPSEGGDNSPVLPKRLEKRNSIHLFFKNLGKRQSDAGVQTEPEKTK